Part of the Candidatus Thermoplasmatota archaeon genome is shown below.
GCGTGAGAAGCATGCGCGCCGCTCCCGCCCCCGTCGCCTCGCCCCTCGCCGACCGCCTCCGGGTCGCGCTCGGGCGTCACGCGGAGGTCGCGCGCGCGAACGGCGTCGCGGTCCTCGCGCTGTCGGGCCTCGGCCTCGCGGCCCTCGCGCTCGCGGACGCGACGCGCCTCGAGCGCTGGGCGTGGGTCGGGATGCTGTTCTGCGCCTGCGCCCTCCTCGCCGCGTTCAAGGCCGGCCGCGACCAGGCCGCGCGCAACGTCGTGCGCCGCGCGCTCCATGAGGAGAAGCGCCGCGTCCGGGCCGAGCGCGCGGCGGCGCTCGACGCGGCCGAGCGCGCGGTCGCCCGCGCGGGTCTCGCGCTCGACGAGGCCCCCGCCGCCTCTTTCGCGCCGGCCGAGGTCATCTCCGCCGAGGCGCCGGTCGTCCGCTGATCACGCCCGCTGCGCCCGGCGGCGAGACCGCCCGCGCTCGCGCACGGTGCCGCCGACAACAAGGCCCGCCGCGATGAGGACGAGATTCTTCACGACAAATTCGCCCTCCACCGTGAGGAGGAGCGGGTTTCCGTCCTGGAAGGCGACCGCCGGCTGGAGGACGAGGACGAGGAACGTGCCCGCAAGCTGCGCCCAGAAGATGGCGAGGACGGCCCGGAGCGCGAGGCCGAGGACGAGGCCGACGCCGAGCGCGACCTCCAGGATACCGAGCGCCGGGATCACGACGCTTGCGGGCGCCCACGGGATCGTGCCCGCCACGAGCGCTTCGACGGGCGAGCGGCCGATCACCTTGAGAAGACCGAACCAGAGGAACACGACGCCGAGCGCAACGCGCAGGAGCGTCGCTCCGTAGCGCGCCATGAGGCGCGTCGCGCGGAGGTCGAGGCGTTCGAAGGCGAGGCGTGCGTCCCACGCGAGCGTCGCGGCGTCCATGGTTCCTCAAGGGTCGGCCCGGCATGTCCCCGTGCCGCATCGAGAGTATCGACAATCCGGATCGCCGCAACCACCCAAGCCCTCATATCCCGGCTCCGCCTCCGGTCGTCCATGACCCTCCAGGCGGCGCGCGCCGGCGCCTCCCTCCGCGACCTCGAGGCGCTCGCGCGGCAGGTCCGCATCGACGTCCTCCGCATGACGCACCGCGCGCAGAGCGGCCACCCGGGCGGCAGCATGAGCGCCGCCGAGCTGCTCGTCGCGCTCTATGCGCGCAAGCTCCGCACGGACCCAAAATCCTCGAAGCACGAGGACCGCGACCGCTTCGTCCTCTCGAAGGGCCACTGCTGCCCGGGCCTCTACGCCGTCCTCGGCGAGCTGGGCTTCTTCCCGACCTCGGAGTTCGACAGGCTCCGCCGTGTGGGCGGCCTCCTGCAGGGCCACACGGACCACAAGATTCCAGGCGTCGACATGAGCGCGGGGAGCCTCGGCATGGGCCTCGGCTTCGCGAATGGCGTCGCGCTCGCGGCGCGCATCCAGGGCAAACCGTACCGAACGTGGGTCATGCTCGGCGACGGCGAGTGCCAGGAAGGCAACGTGTGGGAGAGCGCGATGACGACGCCGTACCGCCGGCTCGACGCGGTGACCGCGATCGTCGACTACAACAAGATCCAGATCGACGGCTTCGTGAAGGACGTGAAGGACCTCGAGCCGATGGCCGACAAGTGGCGCGCGTTCGGGTGGGACGTGCGCGAGATCGACGGCCACGACCTCGCCGAGGTCCTCGCGGCCTACGACTGGGCCGACGCGCACGTCGGCACCGGAAAGCCCGCGTGCATCGTCGCGCACACGGTCAAGGGCAAGGGCGTCTCGTTCATGGAGAACAAGGCCGAGTACCACGGCCGCGCGCTCACCGACGCGGAGATGGAGCGCGCCATGAAGGAGCTCGGCGTCGACTGGACCCCGCCGGCGAAGGGGGCGGGCGCGTGAGCGGCAAGGTCCCGACCGCGTTCGCCGACGGCGCGCCCACGCGCGACGGCTACGGCGCGGGCCTCGTGAAGGCCGGGAAGAAGAACGCGAAGGTCGTCGCGCTCGACGCGGACCTCGCGGAATCCACGCGCAGCAAGTGGTTCGGCGACCTCTTCCCGGACCGCTTCTTCCAGATGGGCATCGCGGAGCAGGACATGGTCACGACCGCGGCGGGGCTCGCCTCGGCGGGCCTCGTGCCCTTCGCCTCCACGTTCGCGATCTTCACGGAGCGCGCCTTCGAGCAGGTCCGCAACGCGGTCGCGCGCCCGAACCTCAACGTGAAGATCGTCGGCTCGCACGGCGGCCTCATGACGGGCGAGGACGGCTCCTCCGCGCACGCGATCGAGGACGTCGCGATCTACCGCGCGCTCCCCAACATGACGATCGTCGTGCCGGGCGACGCGACGGAGTGCATGAAGGCCACCGAGGCGCTCGCCGAGCACGCGGGTCCCGCGTACCTCAAGCTCACGCGCGCCAAGGTGCCGAAGCTCTTCGACGACGCGTACGACTTCAGGCTCGGCCGCGCCGCGACCCTCCGGGACGGCTCCGACATCACCATCGTCGCGAACGGCGCGCTCCTCGGCGAGGCCGTCGCCGCCGCGGACCTCCTGAAGAAGGAGAACGTCTCGGTGCGCGTCCTCGGCATGGCGACCGTGAAGCCGCTCGACGGCGACGCGCTCCTTGCGGCCGCGAAGGAGACGGGCCGCATCGTGACCGCCGAGGACCACTCGGTGATCGGCGGCCTCGGATCCGCCGTTTGCGAGTTCCTCTCGGAGCACCGCCCGACGCCCGTGAAGCGCGTCGGTGTCCGCGACCTCTACGCGGTGAGCGGCACGCCCAAGGAGCTGTACGAGAAGTACCAGCTGAGCGCGCCGCACCTCGCGGGTGTGGTGCGCGAGGCGTTGAAGGGCTAGCCGAGCCTCCGGCCTTCGCTCGCTGTCGCTCGCTGCGGCCTACGGCTCGGAGCACACACGTCGCACGGAAAACCCCCCGCTCGCGCTTCGCGCTCGCTACGGGTTTCCGTGCGACGCAGTGGGCCAAGGGGCCGCTTCGCGCCCCCTGGACCCCCCCGACCAGTCCGCCCGAACTGCGGTTCGGGCTCGCGCGGACTGCGGTCCGCGCGGGCTGCGCCCCTGGACCCCGGTCCGCAATTTTCCGTTCCTTTCTGTTCACGCCATGCGCGCGTTGCTCGCTGCGCCTACGGCGCCGAACGCACTCCGTCCCCGGGTGAACCCACCCCCAAGAAGCGGCCTACGCTCTTTCGACGCGCGCCGATGAGAAAGCCCACCGCCCAAGGCGTGGACCGGTCGGTGCCGCCTCGACGCGCGCCGATGGGCGGTCGATTCCGCGCGCGGAGGGCACGTCATCTCGTTTTCCCCGAACCTTTATCGAGCCCCCGGGCGAACAGGCTCGCGAGGGAACGGCGCGTGAAAGGCATCGAGAACCGCATCGAGGTCAAGGCCAGCCCGCGGATCGTCTTCCGGCATCTCGCGAACCCCGCGAACATCCCCGCGTTCGTGCCGGGCATCGTGCGCGCGGACGTCACCGAGTACGCGCCCGGCGGGGTCGGGACGCGCATCGCCCTCGAGACGCGCCGCCACCGGAAGATGGACGCTGTCGTCACGGGCGAGGCCGAGCGGCGGTTCCTCGCGATCCAGGACGAGCGCGGCACCCTCAATGAATGGGAGCTCACGCGCACGCCCACCGGCACGCTCGCGGTGAACCGGATCATCGGCGAGTTCGACGACGAGCGGCTCCCCCTGCTCTCGCGCGAAGCCCGCGCCAAGATGCACGCGTTCAAAGATTTTGTCGAGAGTCGCGTGGCCGCGAACACGTTGGAATAACCGAACCCTTTCCTTCCGAACCGGTCCGGGATGCCACGATTGAGGGGGCCGGGACATTTCGCCTTATTGAGTCGTCGACGAATTCTGCCTCGTAAGCCGATGCGATCGTGCAGTGCGATCCGCGACGATGACATTCATGGCCAACCGCCTTCGCGAAAGCGCGCTCATGAGCGCCCGTTCCGGCACGGGAACGACCCGTTCGCAAGCTCATTGGGCGGGCTCGTCGCCGGCCCGTCCAAGCTTGGAATGAATAGGAAAACACAAATTACCTCCAAAAAAAAAGCACACCGAACACCCTGACGAGGTGACGAACATGCTCGCCCGGACCGTCACGATGGCCATCCTCATCGTCAGTTCCGCAATCACGCTCTCCGCGGAAGTGAGCGCTGACGACCCGCCGCCCCAATTCCGGATTATCTTGTTTGACGTCGACAATGACGTGATCGTCGATTGTACGGAAGGAGAGGGATTGACGATGAACCAACTGAATTTGTGTTTGGCTGCGGCCCCGGGCCCGATCCTCC
Proteins encoded:
- a CDS encoding transketolase — translated: MTLQAARAGASLRDLEALARQVRIDVLRMTHRAQSGHPGGSMSAAELLVALYARKLRTDPKSSKHEDRDRFVLSKGHCCPGLYAVLGELGFFPTSEFDRLRRVGGLLQGHTDHKIPGVDMSAGSLGMGLGFANGVALAARIQGKPYRTWVMLGDGECQEGNVWESAMTTPYRRLDAVTAIVDYNKIQIDGFVKDVKDLEPMADKWRAFGWDVREIDGHDLAEVLAAYDWADAHVGTGKPACIVAHTVKGKGVSFMENKAEYHGRALTDAEMERAMKELGVDWTPPAKGAGA
- a CDS encoding transketolase family protein, which codes for MSGKVPTAFADGAPTRDGYGAGLVKAGKKNAKVVALDADLAESTRSKWFGDLFPDRFFQMGIAEQDMVTTAAGLASAGLVPFASTFAIFTERAFEQVRNAVARPNLNVKIVGSHGGLMTGEDGSSAHAIEDVAIYRALPNMTIVVPGDATECMKATEALAEHAGPAYLKLTRAKVPKLFDDAYDFRLGRAATLRDGSDITIVANGALLGEAVAAADLLKKENVSVRVLGMATVKPLDGDALLAAAKETGRIVTAEDHSVIGGLGSAVCEFLSEHRPTPVKRVGVRDLYAVSGTPKELYEKYQLSAPHLAGVVREALKG
- a CDS encoding SRPBCC family protein — its product is MKGIENRIEVKASPRIVFRHLANPANIPAFVPGIVRADVTEYAPGGVGTRIALETRRHRKMDAVVTGEAERRFLAIQDERGTLNEWELTRTPTGTLAVNRIIGEFDDERLPLLSREARAKMHAFKDFVESRVAANTLE